Proteins encoded together in one Argiope bruennichi chromosome 1, qqArgBrue1.1, whole genome shotgun sequence window:
- the LOC129968190 gene encoding distal membrane-arm assembly complex protein 2-like, translating into MMLAPRIISKSRYYLPYLTQQRFMKVRILPIKYDEFETPFMKTRKPGESILTNFYAFVNRKWTFADIKNYQKWKRMDVVRNSQRYISERHKILGPDLATSHFLLTRGGKVKFKGQNEWMTNEHLSNGQIPSSYVPGFFVEEIDATESMLLYEGFENLCNLQELKKLILHNCPFVDDWCLNRMYIFADTLEYLDLSGCKNISERGICTLHVLKKLKTLDIRDTPNIQNKELVSLLLQDILPKCEIIGVDYEDPILLKRIAKYM; encoded by the exons AT GATGCTGGCCCCAAGAATTATATCCAAATCACGGTACTATTTACCATACCTTACTCAACAAAGATTCATGAAAGTTCGTATTTTACctataaaatatgatgaatttgAAACCCCCTTCATGAAAACAAGAAAACCTGGGGAATCCATATTGACAAACTTTTATGCCTTTGTAAATAGAAAATGGACATTTGctgatataaaaaattaccagaaaTGGAAAAGAATGGATGTAGTACGTAATAGTCAAAG ATATATAAGTGAGCGACATAAAATTTTAGGTCCTGATTTAGCTACTAGTCATTTTCTGCTCACTCGAGGAggtaaagtaaaatttaaaggaCAGAATGAATGGATGACTAATGAACATCTAAGCAATGGTCAGATACCATCCAGTTATGTTCCTGGTTTTTTTGTAGAGGAAATAGATGCAACGGAATCGATGTTATTATATGAAGGATTTGAAAATTTGT gTAACTTGCAAGAgttgaaaaaactaattttacacAATTGTCCCTTTGTGGATGATTGGTGCTTAAACAGAATGTACATATTTGCAGATACTTTAGAGTATCTGGACCTTAgtggatgtaaaaatatttctgagagAGGAATCTGTACATTGCATGTTTTAAA gaAATTGAAAACTCTGGATATTCGTGATACACCaaatatacaaaacaaagaaCTCGTGTCTCTTCTTTTACAAGACATTTTGCCAAAATGTGAAATTATAGGTGTTGATTATGAAGACCCAATTCTTTTAAAGAGGATTGCAAAATATATGTAG